Proteins encoded together in one Pelagicoccus albus window:
- a CDS encoding ATP-grasp domain-containing protein: MAQPHIFKNLLLLSGGSKVATSRIAKAAVRKRGATLHISDTTPNVPTSHVADQFTVLPPSENENWAESLAHLCEKNKIGLIIPTRHSELLHLAQAADLLRQAGTEVSLSGESTLKLCIDKLDTYQFLLKNGFPCPATYPSPARLNWKELNPPFIAKPANGFSSQGFLQIEKEEDLKQVPSDWLIQTKVTGVEFTTNLYIDKKGEVACAIPHQRLSVESGEVVYARTRRIPKLIDLCVEVANKLPDAKGIINIQAFLDEATDKIEIIEINPRIGGGYPLCDAAQGHYIEWLCQEHLHQKSIPSFDNWTDKLTMQRYREAIFSL; the protein is encoded by the coding sequence ATGGCCCAGCCTCATATCTTCAAAAACCTCCTGCTCCTGTCAGGAGGAAGCAAGGTTGCCACATCAAGGATCGCCAAAGCTGCAGTACGCAAAAGAGGAGCGACCCTCCATATTTCGGATACAACTCCAAACGTGCCTACCAGCCACGTGGCTGATCAATTCACGGTTTTGCCACCCAGCGAGAATGAAAATTGGGCTGAATCGCTCGCCCATCTTTGCGAGAAAAATAAGATTGGCCTCATTATCCCGACTAGACACTCCGAGCTGCTCCACCTTGCTCAAGCCGCCGATCTTTTGAGGCAAGCTGGAACGGAAGTAAGTCTATCTGGCGAAAGCACGCTCAAGCTATGTATAGACAAGCTTGATACATATCAATTCTTGCTGAAAAACGGGTTTCCTTGTCCAGCTACTTATCCAAGCCCAGCCCGATTGAACTGGAAGGAGCTGAACCCTCCCTTTATAGCCAAGCCCGCAAACGGCTTTTCCAGCCAAGGGTTCCTGCAGATAGAAAAAGAGGAAGACCTTAAGCAAGTCCCTTCCGATTGGCTGATACAAACGAAGGTAACAGGGGTCGAATTCACAACAAACCTGTACATCGATAAAAAGGGAGAGGTCGCATGCGCCATTCCGCACCAAAGGTTGTCTGTCGAGTCAGGCGAAGTTGTTTACGCCCGTACTCGTCGCATCCCAAAACTCATCGATCTCTGCGTTGAGGTCGCAAATAAGCTCCCTGACGCCAAAGGTATTATTAATATCCAAGCCTTTCTCGACGAAGCGACCGATAAAATTGAAATCATCGAGATCAATCCACGAATCGGCGGAGGTTACCCCCTCTGCGACGCAGCCCAAGGACACTACATAGAATGGCTCTGCCAGGAACATCTCCACCAGAAATCGATCCCAAGCTTCGATAACTGGACAGACAAACTCACCATGCAACGATACCGAGAGGCCATTTTCAGCCTCTAG
- a CDS encoding flagellin: protein MSVVINTNTSAIAAKNNLNTSNAMLQNSLARLSSGSKIVNPSDDAGGLAVSMKMSAAIKRTEATNNNIANAQSFLQTQDGAFATAGKILDRMSELKTLSEDVTKNDTDKGNYNTEFQALKAQLTSIAAESFNGVSLMNASAMTVKTSEDGQQTVSIDAVTFNSDSAGIDSVLFGSNTDSLTASGTTLTKITDSIANLATLRAANGAQSSRLSFASEMLATNKQNLEAANSRITDVDVATESTQLARANILVQAGSSMLSQANASSQVALSLLG, encoded by the coding sequence ATGTCAGTTGTAATCAATACAAACACGTCGGCTATCGCCGCGAAGAACAACCTCAATACGAGTAACGCAATGCTGCAAAACAGCTTGGCGCGACTCTCAAGCGGTTCGAAAATCGTAAACCCATCCGACGACGCCGGTGGACTAGCGGTTTCCATGAAGATGTCGGCCGCAATCAAGCGGACCGAGGCTACTAACAATAACATCGCAAACGCCCAGTCGTTCCTACAGACTCAGGATGGCGCGTTCGCAACGGCCGGTAAGATTCTAGACCGCATGTCTGAGCTCAAGACCTTGAGTGAAGACGTCACCAAGAACGACACCGACAAGGGGAACTACAACACTGAGTTCCAGGCTCTGAAGGCTCAGCTCACTTCAATCGCTGCCGAATCGTTCAACGGAGTATCCCTCATGAACGCCTCAGCAATGACCGTTAAGACCTCCGAAGATGGTCAACAGACGGTTTCGATCGACGCAGTTACCTTCAATAGCGACAGTGCGGGTATCGATTCGGTTCTCTTCGGATCCAACACCGATTCCCTCACCGCTTCCGGTACGACTCTCACGAAGATCACAGACTCCATCGCGAATCTTGCGACTCTCCGTGCGGCCAATGGTGCACAGTCTAGCCGATTGAGCTTCGCTTCCGAGATGCTCGCGACTAACAAGCAGAACCTCGAAGCTGCAAACAGCCGTATCACCGACGTGGACGTCGCAACCGAATCGACACAACTCGCTCGTGCCAACATCTTGGTACAAGCCGGTTCTTCGATGCTCTCTCAGGCCAACGCCTCGAGCCAGGTTGCTCTCAGTCTCTTGGGCTAA
- a CDS encoding flagellin, whose translation MSVVINTNSAAISASNNLASSNAMLQRSLNRLSSGSKITQPSDDAGGLAVSMKLSATIARTAAVNTNLQNAQSFLQTQDGALQTVTKVLDRMSELKVLSEDVTKNSTDKSNYNTEFEQLQKQLSALTNEEFNGVSLFKVGGATLPVSTTESGGGDVDLKQPDLADNLGTKILDGGLTLGDASLSLEDITGAIEKVATLRAENGATANRLTFASEMLTVNKANLEAANSRIIDVDVAEESTQLAKYNILVQAGSSMLTQANSSSQVALQLLG comes from the coding sequence ATGTCAGTAGTAATTAACACCAATAGCGCGGCTATATCCGCGTCTAACAACCTAGCATCCAGCAATGCGATGCTCCAGCGTAGCCTCAACCGCTTGTCTAGCGGGTCAAAGATCACCCAGCCATCAGATGATGCAGGCGGGCTTGCTGTTTCAATGAAACTTTCCGCCACGATTGCTCGTACGGCGGCAGTGAATACAAACCTGCAGAACGCCCAGTCGTTCCTTCAGACACAGGATGGTGCATTGCAAACGGTGACCAAGGTTCTCGACCGTATGTCAGAGCTAAAGGTTCTCTCAGAGGACGTCACCAAAAACAGCACCGACAAAAGCAACTACAACACAGAGTTCGAACAACTCCAGAAGCAGCTAAGCGCGCTTACGAACGAAGAGTTCAACGGAGTCAGTCTCTTCAAGGTCGGAGGAGCTACCCTACCCGTATCCACTACGGAATCCGGCGGCGGAGATGTAGATCTCAAGCAACCAGACCTCGCCGATAATTTAGGCACAAAGATACTGGACGGAGGTTTGACCCTAGGTGACGCGAGCCTCTCGCTCGAGGATATCACCGGGGCGATCGAGAAGGTCGCTACCCTCAGAGCTGAAAATGGAGCTACCGCCAACAGACTCACCTTCGCCTCTGAAATGCTCACTGTGAACAAGGCCAATCTCGAGGCCGCGAACAGCCGCATCATCGATGTCGACGTAGCTGAAGAATCCACCCAGCTCGCCAAATACAACATCCTGGTGCAAGCAGGTTCCTCAATGCTCACACAAGCTAACTCCTCCTCCCAGGTCGCTCTACAACTTTTAGGTTAA
- a CDS encoding MOSC domain-containing protein, with amino-acid sequence MSQTLSIHHIYLSKGHDFKGRFGKERRNHEVSEVESVECVAGKGLVGDRYFGYKEDFKGQLSLMSMEAIGALESELGLKNYRRSDFRRNILLSGVDLNALVGQIFRLGAVELEGVEQCKPCFWMDEAIGEGAFAAMAERGGLRCRILRGGILGKGQVEMEVLEKHDG; translated from the coding sequence ATGAGTCAGACGCTTAGCATTCATCACATATACCTCTCCAAGGGGCATGATTTTAAAGGCCGTTTTGGAAAAGAGCGCCGTAACCATGAGGTATCGGAGGTGGAGTCGGTGGAATGCGTCGCAGGCAAAGGCTTAGTCGGAGATCGCTATTTCGGATACAAGGAAGATTTCAAGGGGCAACTTAGCTTGATGTCTATGGAGGCGATAGGAGCTCTCGAGTCGGAGCTTGGTCTGAAGAACTACCGTCGTAGCGATTTTCGGCGGAACATCCTCCTATCAGGAGTCGATCTGAATGCCCTGGTAGGTCAGATATTTAGACTCGGAGCGGTCGAGCTGGAAGGAGTTGAGCAGTGTAAGCCTTGTTTCTGGATGGATGAAGCGATTGGCGAAGGAGCTTTCGCGGCCATGGCTGAACGTGGTGGGTTGCGATGCCGTATCCTCAGAGGGGGAATTCTTGGCAAAGGGCAGGTAGAGATGGAGGTTTTGGAAAAGCACGATGGCTGA
- a CDS encoding motility associated factor glycosyltransferase family protein, protein MNRLEELFVEKHSSLRAILEEAFHEDVELAAWREQARDPKLLLERWASGLRFPEDSAIALSGVGDGSHIKAVLEAMPESGMVFCAEADPERFKAFLRTSVAEELLADPRVALGTGPLDERFFESLRSFPVMDFEHAEPVVFAPLFNEAESYYSEFFTEFARRLDVCRKLVGTLISKSGLWQGNSIRNLPTLARSPDPMEFFGAFDGVPMIMAGAGPSLDESLDFLRWAQDRAVIVAGNSSIRALVNGGVRPHFVLAADPNRTTDSGFEGVELGDTILICPFMVYPAVVERFGENVIAWAKGNELASYFRNAAGVQQLAHVTEHGTVSACAFDIALIFGCSSLHFVGQDLAVRSDGRLHNSDSFYRDEGKDVTNVEKCRWVEGNTVDKVPVEEKLFVYLKTFEMMARAYAKEMQPLKRGGLVLYNHSRLGAKVEHMPYLDFDQAKQRLDRFSSSSFRQKWKRVQRTLSRYMIGWGKIESLYLELQGYLESICSLALRHAMALELGESDQETARAAKSELLDLIKANPNFEAIMDSGQLQMELYVYNRTRLLKSRKKEGAQSVEHEALKDYFWAVAEGSYQTLAAFEGSLLAKAKTEELR, encoded by the coding sequence ATGAATCGTTTAGAGGAACTCTTTGTTGAAAAGCATTCTTCTCTTCGTGCCATTCTAGAGGAAGCGTTCCACGAAGATGTAGAACTCGCCGCGTGGCGTGAGCAGGCGCGTGATCCGAAGCTGTTACTGGAGCGTTGGGCGAGCGGTTTGCGGTTTCCTGAAGATTCGGCGATCGCCTTGTCCGGAGTGGGGGACGGAAGTCACATCAAGGCAGTTCTCGAGGCGATGCCCGAGAGTGGAATGGTTTTTTGCGCAGAGGCGGACCCGGAGCGTTTCAAGGCGTTTTTGCGCACTTCGGTGGCGGAGGAGCTTTTGGCTGATCCTCGGGTAGCGTTGGGAACAGGCCCGTTGGACGAGCGTTTTTTCGAGTCGCTCAGATCGTTCCCTGTCATGGATTTCGAGCATGCCGAGCCTGTGGTATTTGCGCCTTTGTTCAATGAAGCGGAATCCTACTATTCTGAGTTTTTCACCGAGTTTGCTCGCCGCCTAGATGTTTGCCGCAAATTGGTCGGTACTTTGATTTCCAAATCGGGGTTATGGCAGGGCAACAGTATCCGAAACTTGCCTACGCTGGCTCGCTCGCCCGACCCGATGGAGTTTTTTGGAGCTTTCGATGGAGTTCCGATGATTATGGCCGGAGCGGGGCCGTCTTTGGACGAGTCCTTGGATTTTCTGCGTTGGGCGCAAGATCGCGCCGTCATCGTGGCGGGCAATTCCTCGATTCGAGCTCTGGTGAACGGTGGGGTGCGGCCACACTTTGTATTGGCGGCAGACCCGAACCGGACAACTGATAGTGGTTTCGAAGGAGTCGAATTGGGAGACACCATCCTGATTTGCCCATTCATGGTGTACCCAGCGGTGGTAGAGCGATTTGGGGAGAACGTGATCGCTTGGGCTAAGGGCAATGAATTGGCTAGCTATTTCCGCAACGCTGCTGGGGTACAGCAGCTCGCTCATGTCACCGAGCATGGAACTGTATCGGCCTGCGCTTTCGACATCGCTCTTATTTTTGGATGTTCATCGCTACACTTCGTAGGCCAGGACTTGGCTGTTAGAAGTGATGGTCGCCTCCATAACAGCGATTCGTTCTACAGAGATGAGGGGAAGGACGTTACGAATGTTGAGAAGTGCCGCTGGGTGGAGGGGAATACGGTTGATAAGGTTCCTGTCGAAGAAAAGCTGTTCGTCTATCTGAAGACCTTTGAGATGATGGCTCGTGCCTACGCCAAGGAAATGCAGCCTTTGAAGCGGGGTGGGTTGGTTCTCTACAATCACTCTCGCTTGGGTGCGAAAGTAGAGCACATGCCGTATCTCGATTTTGACCAGGCCAAGCAACGCTTAGACCGGTTTTCTTCTTCGTCCTTCAGGCAGAAATGGAAGCGAGTTCAAAGAACTCTCTCTCGCTACATGATTGGCTGGGGTAAGATCGAGTCTCTCTATTTAGAGCTACAAGGCTACCTTGAGTCTATTTGCTCTCTCGCCCTGCGTCACGCTATGGCTCTCGAGTTGGGCGAGTCTGATCAAGAGACAGCTCGTGCTGCAAAGAGTGAATTGCTCGACCTAATCAAAGCCAATCCAAACTTCGAAGCGATTATGGATTCAGGGCAGCTTCAGATGGAATTATATGTCTATAATAGAACAAGACTGCTTAAGAGCCGAAAAAAGGAAGGGGCTCAGAGTGTGGAACACGAGGCCTTGAAAGACTATTTTTGGGCGGTAGCGGAAGGAAGCTACCAAACGCTCGCCGCTTTCGAGGGTTCTCTACTCGCCAAGGCAAAAACTGAGGAACTCAGATAG
- the mobA gene encoding molybdenum cofactor guanylyltransferase yields the protein MKRDLLGVVLSGGKSLRMGFDKGRMEVLPGVPQLIRQLDILDAVCAQRGVCRGKAPLPADMRLPSGVWDIEDSPGIAGPMSGVIAALRVAEDSPVLVIACDMPYLNVSHLVQLVNRRNPEAACTSFLASDGLPDPMCCIYEQSCLPEMERLASEGKASLRKFLLEANTERIEVAEGMFLASVNRPTELEAARARLRFTGPDM from the coding sequence GTGAAAAGGGATCTGCTAGGAGTCGTCTTATCGGGCGGGAAGAGCCTTCGAATGGGATTCGACAAAGGGAGAATGGAAGTTCTGCCCGGAGTGCCGCAATTGATTCGTCAGTTAGATATTCTGGATGCTGTTTGCGCTCAACGAGGAGTTTGCAGAGGCAAAGCTCCACTGCCTGCTGATATGCGGCTGCCAAGTGGCGTTTGGGATATCGAAGACTCGCCTGGTATTGCAGGTCCAATGTCAGGTGTGATCGCGGCCTTGAGGGTGGCAGAAGACTCTCCCGTCCTAGTGATTGCCTGCGATATGCCCTATCTCAATGTCTCCCATTTGGTTCAGCTGGTTAACCGGCGAAACCCAGAAGCAGCGTGCACTTCTTTTTTAGCCTCCGATGGTCTGCCAGATCCGATGTGCTGCATTTACGAACAGTCGTGTTTGCCGGAAATGGAAAGATTGGCTAGCGAGGGAAAGGCGAGTCTTCGTAAGTTCCTTCTGGAAGCCAATACCGAGCGGATCGAGGTCGCTGAAGGAATGTTTCTAGCTAGCGTTAATAGGCCAACCGAGCTCGAAGCCGCTCGAGCTCGATTGAGATTTACTGGCCCGGATATGTGA
- the fliD gene encoding flagellar filament capping protein FliD, which produces MSSFTLAGLASGFDWNDMVDQLMEIERIPQETLLEEQTTNTSKLDALSTLTTKVETLQSAVSDLQSSTLFNTKSTSLSDETLNISATANTTASNGSFEVTVESLATATRRIGTADVVSQMGDEDTLISALRTSSDITEGTFTVNGQEVTIAETDTLQDVFDAISIATSGVVTASYDSVSDKITLESASGQLELGSDDDTSNFLSAMKLDQFEIKDGGSGTATVTSKSALGVVDASDTIANSGIGGPITGSGTFYINGVAIEFDADTDSVNAVIERVNESAAGVTMSFDSSSDQFRILNNETGAYDMNVADSGNGFLAALGLTGSADVGDDMTFSIDGGELKSSRSNKITVDDHGMAGVTVTASETGTQQVTIESDTSDLTTKINSFISAFNDVQDYISEKTKISVTDDEVEAAVLAGNRELSSLDSNLRSFAFGAIDDLTSGSLFRLEHLGIDFISGTSKLEIKDQDALDEALADDLSTLEEFFVGADDNFTSRLDTYLEDFLKTDGIMDTITSTYTERNAAIDTQIEEMERRLESKREALEASFVAMEEAQSNLQTQASALESISLTW; this is translated from the coding sequence ATGTCTAGCTTCACCTTAGCAGGATTAGCCAGTGGCTTTGACTGGAATGATATGGTCGATCAACTCATGGAGATCGAACGCATTCCGCAGGAAACCCTACTCGAAGAGCAGACAACGAACACGAGTAAGCTAGACGCACTGTCTACTTTGACAACCAAAGTAGAAACTCTGCAAAGCGCGGTGAGCGACCTTCAGTCATCCACGCTTTTTAATACGAAGTCTACCTCGCTCTCAGACGAAACTCTGAACATCTCAGCGACCGCTAACACGACCGCTTCGAATGGCAGTTTCGAAGTCACTGTGGAATCGCTTGCCACTGCGACACGCAGGATCGGAACCGCCGATGTCGTTAGCCAGATGGGGGATGAGGACACGCTTATTTCCGCTTTGCGCACCTCGAGTGATATCACGGAGGGAACATTTACGGTGAATGGGCAGGAAGTCACCATCGCCGAGACCGACACTTTGCAGGATGTCTTCGATGCTATCTCTATAGCTACCAGCGGAGTGGTAACCGCCAGCTATGATAGCGTCTCTGATAAGATTACTTTAGAGAGTGCCTCCGGCCAGTTGGAGCTTGGTTCAGACGATGACACCAGCAATTTCCTCAGTGCCATGAAACTCGACCAGTTCGAGATCAAGGACGGGGGCAGCGGGACTGCTACCGTTACGAGCAAATCGGCGCTGGGCGTAGTTGATGCCAGCGATACGATAGCAAACAGCGGTATCGGCGGGCCTATTACGGGTTCAGGCACATTTTACATCAATGGGGTCGCCATAGAGTTTGACGCCGACACAGATAGTGTGAATGCGGTCATAGAGAGAGTAAATGAGTCAGCGGCTGGCGTAACCATGTCGTTCGATTCTTCCTCTGACCAGTTCCGTATCCTGAATAATGAGACAGGCGCTTATGACATGAACGTCGCCGATAGTGGCAACGGATTTCTCGCAGCGCTTGGTTTGACAGGATCTGCCGATGTGGGGGACGATATGACTTTCTCCATTGACGGAGGCGAACTGAAGTCGAGCCGCAGCAACAAAATTACGGTGGATGATCACGGTATGGCTGGAGTCACAGTCACTGCATCCGAGACCGGTACTCAGCAGGTCACCATCGAATCGGATACGTCTGATCTGACTACGAAGATCAATTCTTTCATATCAGCCTTCAACGACGTTCAGGATTACATTTCCGAAAAGACCAAAATCAGCGTCACGGATGATGAAGTTGAGGCCGCAGTTCTGGCCGGAAACCGGGAGCTAAGCTCCTTGGATTCTAATTTGCGCAGTTTCGCATTTGGAGCGATCGACGACTTGACAAGTGGTTCGCTATTCCGGCTTGAGCACCTCGGTATCGACTTCATCAGCGGTACTTCGAAACTCGAGATCAAGGATCAGGACGCTTTGGATGAGGCGTTGGCTGACGATTTGAGCACGCTCGAAGAGTTTTTTGTTGGAGCGGATGATAATTTCACGAGCCGCCTAGATACTTATCTAGAGGACTTTCTAAAAACGGATGGGATCATGGATACGATCACATCTACATACACCGAGCGTAATGCTGCCATCGATACTCAAATCGAGGAGATGGAGCGTCGCTTGGAAAGTAAAAGAGAAGCTTTAGAAGCAAGCTTCGTTGCCATGGAAGAGGCACAATCTAACCTACAGACCCAAGCATCGGCGCTGGAGAGCATATCGCTCACATGGTAG
- the fliS gene encoding flagellar export chaperone FliS: MKSNAASYKRAAIMSASPERLILMLYDGALSAMRRAKEGFRMDCVKARNETISNNLIKAQNIFGELQRSLRSDKNAEFSERMFELYEFYNLKLNEANFKKVEEPIDTVIRLFQDIRDAWAEALSKQTAPSTPAPANLSAGVGGGLSLRA, translated from the coding sequence ATGAAATCTAACGCAGCGTCCTACAAGCGAGCGGCTATCATGTCCGCTTCCCCTGAACGTCTGATATTGATGCTCTATGATGGAGCTCTATCAGCGATGCGTCGGGCGAAGGAAGGCTTCAGGATGGATTGCGTCAAAGCTCGCAATGAGACGATCAGCAATAATCTGATCAAAGCCCAAAACATATTTGGCGAGCTGCAACGTTCTCTGCGATCGGATAAGAATGCTGAATTCTCCGAGCGAATGTTTGAGTTGTACGAGTTCTACAACTTGAAGTTGAACGAAGCTAATTTTAAGAAAGTGGAAGAGCCGATCGATACTGTTATCCGACTTTTCCAGGACATCCGAGACGCGTGGGCGGAGGCTTTAAGCAAGCAAACGGCTCCTTCGACTCCAGCTCCCGCTAACTTGAGTGCTGGTGTTGGCGGCGGACTTTCCTTGCGCGCTTAG
- the pseC gene encoding UDP-4-amino-4,6-dideoxy-N-acetyl-beta-L-altrosamine transaminase produces MEFSPHPIPIPYGRQSIDDSDIAAVVEALKSEFVAQGPRVDRFESALCEVTGARYAIAVSSGTAALHLSCLGLGVEEGDVGIVPAITFAATANCLRYVGASPRFCDVDAKSGIAGPREFQNCLESDPSVKVMLPVSYSGAVTDLAEIARLAKKSGSFVVEDAAHSLGAEYSGGCRSGSCEHSDAAILSFHPVKHICSGEGGAVLTNDKTLADRIRKLRSHGIERREAWLYNQTELGYHYRMTDLQAALGVSQLARLPSFLQRRRDLAVRYQTAFSEFPFSDRIRIASQDHLSARHLFVIHFSESEERDAAYRFFHEHNVKVQVHYMPVYRHSYYKEFVDAFLPGAESFYSTCLSLPLFPALKDEEQEYVIECLRRFLEK; encoded by the coding sequence GTGGAATTTTCACCGCATCCCATTCCCATACCCTATGGCAGGCAAAGTATCGACGACTCGGACATAGCTGCGGTGGTCGAAGCTCTGAAGTCGGAATTTGTTGCTCAAGGCCCTCGGGTGGATCGCTTCGAATCGGCCCTTTGCGAAGTCACTGGAGCCCGCTATGCGATTGCGGTTTCGAGTGGAACTGCCGCCCTGCACTTAAGTTGCCTAGGCCTAGGTGTTGAAGAAGGTGATGTTGGGATTGTGCCAGCTATTACCTTCGCTGCGACTGCTAATTGCCTGCGCTACGTAGGAGCCTCACCGCGCTTTTGCGATGTGGATGCGAAGAGCGGAATCGCTGGGCCTCGCGAGTTCCAAAATTGCCTAGAAAGCGATCCATCGGTTAAAGTAATGCTTCCAGTTTCCTACTCGGGTGCGGTTACGGATCTCGCTGAAATTGCTCGGCTCGCGAAGAAATCTGGGAGTTTCGTGGTGGAAGATGCAGCCCATAGTTTGGGAGCCGAATATTCTGGTGGTTGCCGAAGCGGGTCTTGTGAACATTCGGATGCGGCGATCTTGAGCTTCCACCCGGTGAAACATATCTGCAGTGGAGAAGGGGGGGCCGTCCTAACGAACGATAAGACCCTGGCGGACCGAATTCGTAAGCTTCGCTCACACGGCATCGAACGTAGGGAAGCGTGGCTCTACAATCAAACTGAGTTGGGCTACCATTACCGGATGACAGATTTGCAAGCGGCCTTAGGAGTAAGCCAATTGGCTCGCCTGCCAAGCTTCTTGCAGAGGCGTCGAGATTTAGCGGTTCGCTACCAAACTGCATTTTCTGAGTTTCCGTTTTCAGATAGGATTCGAATAGCGAGTCAGGATCATCTTTCGGCTCGCCACCTTTTCGTGATTCATTTTTCGGAATCAGAAGAGCGCGACGCGGCTTACCGTTTCTTTCATGAGCATAACGTTAAGGTTCAGGTTCACTACATGCCGGTGTATCGACATAGCTACTACAAGGAATTCGTAGATGCTTTTTTGCCTGGTGCTGAGTCGTTCTATTCGACCTGCTTAAGTTTGCCGCTCTTCCCGGCTTTGAAAGACGAAGAACAAGAATATGTTATCGAGTGCCTGAGGCGATTCCTGGAGAAATGA
- the pseI gene encoding pseudaminic acid synthase — protein sequence MNLLDRILDPDKAPAIVAELSGNHNNSYETAKDIIKAASDAGAHAVKLQTYTPQSITLDSDREEFVVQEGLWKGRRLHDLYQEACTPYEWHKPLSEYARDLGIELFSTPFDEKAVDFLESEIQPPLYKVSSFELTHLPLLKHIAQTGKPVVLSTGMASLQEIEEAVHTLRSNGTENLVLLKCVSAYPSEAKGFNLRSMAAMGQTFKCPSGLSDHTLSNEIAVASVALGARLIEKHVTDSRKQGAIDSGFSLEPSELSELVQATKRAHEALGSPEIRGSSQDEKQTHFRRSIYASADIEAGDTFTTENLRIVRPSLGLPPKYWEEILGKKATRQIPFGHPLNPKDL from the coding sequence ACTCCTACGAGACGGCCAAGGACATCATTAAGGCTGCCTCGGATGCCGGAGCGCACGCTGTAAAACTGCAGACCTATACTCCGCAGAGCATTACGCTCGATAGCGATCGAGAAGAGTTTGTCGTTCAAGAAGGACTCTGGAAAGGGCGGCGACTCCACGACCTCTATCAGGAAGCATGCACTCCCTACGAGTGGCACAAACCTCTGTCGGAATACGCCAGAGACCTTGGTATCGAATTATTCAGTACACCCTTTGATGAAAAGGCGGTAGACTTTCTGGAGAGCGAGATCCAACCCCCGCTTTATAAAGTTTCCTCTTTCGAACTCACCCACCTTCCCCTCCTCAAGCACATCGCCCAAACTGGGAAGCCAGTCGTCTTGAGCACTGGAATGGCCAGCCTTCAGGAAATCGAAGAGGCCGTACACACGCTTCGCTCGAACGGAACGGAAAACCTAGTCTTACTAAAATGCGTATCCGCATATCCCAGCGAAGCAAAAGGGTTCAACCTACGCTCCATGGCAGCGATGGGGCAAACGTTCAAATGTCCTTCCGGATTATCAGATCACACTTTGAGCAATGAGATAGCGGTAGCCTCAGTCGCGCTAGGGGCACGATTAATTGAAAAACACGTCACCGACTCTCGCAAGCAAGGAGCCATCGACTCAGGTTTTTCACTGGAACCGAGCGAGCTCTCCGAGCTGGTACAAGCCACCAAAAGAGCACATGAAGCGCTGGGATCTCCAGAAATAAGAGGTAGTTCCCAAGACGAGAAACAAACCCACTTTCGCCGCTCTATCTACGCCAGCGCGGACATCGAAGCAGGCGACACCTTTACGACCGAAAACCTGCGAATCGTTCGCCCGTCGCTTGGCCTACCTCCCAAATACTGGGAGGAAATTTTGGGCAAAAAAGCTACGAGACAGATTCCATTCGGCCATCCCCTAAATCCGAAAGATTTGTAG